The Corynebacterium auriscanis genome includes the window AGCGCCGCTTCGGCCACCGTCAGGCCCTCACGGTCCTGAAGGTCACCGGTATCAAGTAACTTTACCGAGACACTGATCTTCCTTAAGGAGGGAGAGACACATGGCACACAAGAAGGGTGCATCTAGCTCTAACAACGGTCGTGACTCCGAGTCCAAGCGTCTCGGTGTGAAGCGATTCGGTGGTCAGCAGGTTAAGGCCGGCGAGATCCTGATCCGTCAGCGCGGTACTTCTTTCCACCCAGGCGAGAACGTTGGCCGTGGTGGCGACGATACTTTGTTCGCTCTCAAGGCTGGCGCTGTTAAGTTCTCCACCAAGCGCAACCGTCGCATGGTGAACATAGTCGAGAACGAGACCGTCGAGGCATAACCAGCCTCGCGCACGCCCCGCGACCGCTGCCCGTTGTC containing:
- the rpmA gene encoding 50S ribosomal protein L27; amino-acid sequence: MAHKKGASSSNNGRDSESKRLGVKRFGGQQVKAGEILIRQRGTSFHPGENVGRGGDDTLFALKAGAVKFSTKRNRRMVNIVENETVEA